The Nostoc sp. KVJ3 sequence TCGACGATCTTGAGCTAGCACATAGAAGTGATTGGAATACTCTTGTTAGAGCGTAATATTTGGGGAAAATCGCTAAAATGCACTCCCAGAGATGGTTTTAAGGATCTTTATTGAAACAGAATTCAGGAGTCAGGAGTCAGAATTCAGCATTTCTGTACGACTGGCGGATGAATAATCGGCGTTTTTGCACCCCACTAAATTGAAAATTTAGTGGTCTTCAATCAGTCGCAGGTCTGAATCCCCGACTGATAGCGTTCGCGTAGCGTCTCGTAGAGAAGCGTTAGCGAGTCCGCGTTCGCGCAGCGTCTCGTAGAGAGCGTCTTGATTCTGACTCCTGAATTCTGACTCCTGAATTCTGACTTCTGAATTCTTCTTCAACAATTGTCTGCTATTTACAAGGAGAGCGAAATGTACGCTATTACTGGAATTACAGGTCAGGTCGGCGGTGCCGTCGCCCGCAAATTGTTGAGCGACAATCAGTCTGTCTGCGCTGTGATCCGTGATGCTAAGAAGGGAACTGCCTGGGTCGAGCAGGGTTGTGCAGTTGCCCTAGCGGACATGAACGATGCTGACGCACTCACAGCAGCTTTTAGAAAAGCTGAAGGTGTCTTCGTTGTGATTCCGCCAAACTTTGCACCATCACCGGGCTTTCCCGAAACACGGGCAATTGTCGCTGCTCTGCGTACTGCGATCGCAGCAGTGCATCCGGGCAAAGTCGTCTGCCTGTCCACCATTGGCGCACAGGCAACCCAGTCGAACCTACTGACTCAACTTCAGATATTAGAGCAAGTATTGGGGAATCTGCCGATGCCGATCGCCTTTCTTCGTCCCGCCTGGTTTATGGAGAACGCAGCTTGGGACGTAGTACCCGCCAGAGAGAGTGGCATTATCCAAAGCTTCCTGCAACCGTTGGATAAACCTGTGCCGATGATTGCGACGGCGGATATCGGTCGTGTTGCCTCCGAGTTGCTGCAACAGACTTGGAGTGGACGGCGAATCGTCGAAATCGAAGGCCCGCACCGGGTAACGCCGAATGACATTGCAAAGGGCTTTTCCAAGATTCTGGGTCGTCCGGTACATGCGGAGGTAGTTCCCCGCGAAACCTGGGAGGCGCTGTTCAAGGCTCAGGGTACAGCCGATTCAGAGCCGCGCATTCGGATGCTTGACGGTTTCAACGAGGGCTGGATCGAGTTCGAGAGTGGTGAGTCTGGCTCCATCAAAGGCGAAGTCGAACTGGAAACTGTTCTGAAAAGCTTGGTGGAGCGATGATTTAGGAGACTATACCCCAATACGGTTCAGTTAGCGCCAAAAACCTTTCAGGACTTACGCAAAAACTCTAAAACTCTTATTCCTTTGTGTCCTTTGCGCCCTTTATGGTTCGTTTTTTCTTAATTTTGGATAAGTCTTGTCCTTAACTGAACCGTATTGGATTATACCCATGTTATGACACCCTATTTCAGTGAATCATGTCTCAAAATACACCCAAGGAAATTAACAATGACTACGTTATCTGGAAAAGTCGCACTCGTTACAGGTGGAACATCAGGGATTGGTAAAGCAACCGCTCTAGCTCTAGCTCAAGCTGGAGCAAAAGTAGTTGTTGCAGGTCGTCGGCAAGTTGAAGGTGAAGAAACAATTCGACAGATTCAAGCAATGGGTAGGGAAGGCTTTTCTGTGACGACAGATGTTTCTAAAGAAGCCGATGTGCAGATACTGATTGAGAAAATAATGACACACTATGGAAGACTCGACATTGCTTTCAATAATGCTGGAGTGGAACAAGATTCCACACCGTTAGCAGAGCAAACCGAAGCTACTTACGATCGCATCATGGATATCAATGTTAAAGGAGTATGGTTGTCCTTGAAACATGAGATTCCAGCCTTGTTGAAAAGTGGCGGTGGGGCGATCGTCAATACTAGTTCAGTTTTGGGTTTGGTCGGTGGTGCAATGGTGCCGATTTACACTGCTAGTAAACACGCTGTAGAAGGGCTAACAAAATCAGTGGCATTAGAATTTGTCAAGCAAGGAATTCGGGTGAATGCCGTCAGCCCGGGCCCAATTCAAACCGAAATGCTCGATCGCCTTTTCAAAGCAAATCCAAAAGCGACCGAGGATTTCATCAAAGGGCAGCCAATGGGTCGGATTGGTACGTCGTCAGAAGTGGTAAATGCTGTATTATGGCTCTGTTCAGACGCTTCTAGTTTTGTCACTGGACAATCGCTCACAGTTGATGGTGGATTTATCGTGCAATAACGAAAAACATTCCTCTGGCAGGTTAGGATCTTTTGCGGTTTCTGCACAGAACATTTTGCGCTGAGTTCTCAAAAGCGTGTCCACACCGCAGATTAGACCTCTAACACTGTTTCGGTTGGCAATTCAGAGTTTTATAGGCAAATCAAGGAAACTACCAATGAAAACACGCAAACTCGGCAATCAAGGGCTTGTGGTTTCAGAACTAGGACTGGGCTGTATGGGAATGTCTGATTTCTATGGTGGACAGGACGAACGAGAAGCGGTCGCCACGATTCACCGGGCATTAGAACTCGGCATTACCTTACTGGATACTGCCGATATGTATGGTCCCTTTACCAATGAAGAGTTGGTAGGCAGAGCCATCAAAGACCGTCGCGATCGGGTAGCGATCGCAACGAAGTTTGGCATTGTGCGATCGCCAGAGGGTGGATGGAACGGTATTAACGGTAAGCCAGAGTATGTGCATCAAGCCTGTGATGCATCGCTGAAGCGGTTAGGTGTAGATGTGATTGACCTTTATTATCAGCACCGGATTGATCCGGAAGTCCCCATTGAAGACACGATTGGTGCAATGGCGGAACTGGTGCAGCAGGGAAAAGTGCGCTATCTAGGACTTTCAGAAGCCACTCCAGCCACGATTCGACGGGCTAATACTGTTCACTCCATTTCTGCCCTGCAAACGGAATATTCCCTCTGGAGCCGCGATCCCGAAGATGAGATTCTGCCCACAGTGCGGGAATTAGGTATTGGATTTGTACCCTACAGTCCATTGGGTCGAGGCTTTTTGTCAGGACGATTCACCAGCCCAAATGATTTTTCAGAAGACGACTACCGCCGATCTTCCCCTCGCTTTCAGGGAGAGAATTTCTACAAAAATCTGCAATTAGTGGAGCAAGTAAAGGCGATTGCGGCTGAAAAAGGAGCAACGCCCAGTCAACTCGCCCTGGCATGGCTGTTAGCCCAAGGAGAAGATATCATTCCCATTCCGGGTACCAAGCAGCGCAAATATCTGGAGGAGAACGTTGCAGCAACAGAAGTTCAGCTGACAACAGA is a genomic window containing:
- a CDS encoding aldo/keto reductase, whose translation is MKTRKLGNQGLVVSELGLGCMGMSDFYGGQDEREAVATIHRALELGITLLDTADMYGPFTNEELVGRAIKDRRDRVAIATKFGIVRSPEGGWNGINGKPEYVHQACDASLKRLGVDVIDLYYQHRIDPEVPIEDTIGAMAELVQQGKVRYLGLSEATPATIRRANTVHSISALQTEYSLWSRDPEDEILPTVRELGIGFVPYSPLGRGFLSGRFTSPNDFSEDDYRRSSPRFQGENFYKNLQLVEQVKAIAAEKGATPSQLALAWLLAQGEDIIPIPGTKQRKYLEENVAATEVQLTTDDLNRIEVVAPKGVAAGDSYPTDIRSLQEALTNSRRSQPN
- a CDS encoding NmrA family NAD(P)-binding protein, with the protein product MYAITGITGQVGGAVARKLLSDNQSVCAVIRDAKKGTAWVEQGCAVALADMNDADALTAAFRKAEGVFVVIPPNFAPSPGFPETRAIVAALRTAIAAVHPGKVVCLSTIGAQATQSNLLTQLQILEQVLGNLPMPIAFLRPAWFMENAAWDVVPARESGIIQSFLQPLDKPVPMIATADIGRVASELLQQTWSGRRIVEIEGPHRVTPNDIAKGFSKILGRPVHAEVVPRETWEALFKAQGTADSEPRIRMLDGFNEGWIEFESGESGSIKGEVELETVLKSLVER
- a CDS encoding SDR family oxidoreductase, giving the protein MTTLSGKVALVTGGTSGIGKATALALAQAGAKVVVAGRRQVEGEETIRQIQAMGREGFSVTTDVSKEADVQILIEKIMTHYGRLDIAFNNAGVEQDSTPLAEQTEATYDRIMDINVKGVWLSLKHEIPALLKSGGGAIVNTSSVLGLVGGAMVPIYTASKHAVEGLTKSVALEFVKQGIRVNAVSPGPIQTEMLDRLFKANPKATEDFIKGQPMGRIGTSSEVVNAVLWLCSDASSFVTGQSLTVDGGFIVQ